In Flavobacterium sp. N1736, the following are encoded in one genomic region:
- the hisB gene encoding bifunctional histidinol-phosphatase/imidazoleglycerol-phosphate dehydratase HisB translates to MKKVLFIDRDGTIVLEPENYQLDSLDKLEFYPKAFQYLAKIASELDYELAMVTNQDGLGTDSFPEDTFWPTQNFILKAFENEGVLFDDIFVDRSFPEDNAPTRKPRTGMLTKYLDNPAYDLANSFVLGDRLTDVELAKNLGAKAIFINMTEGIGSNEISAKREELNDTIILQTTSWKTIYDFLKLEARSATITRKTNETDIFIDLNLDGTGKSKIETGIAFFDHMLDQISRHGQMDLEILVKGDLEVDEHHTIEDTAIALGEVFAKALGNKLGIERYGFCLPMDDCLAQVAIDFGGRNWLVWETEFKREMVGKMPTEMFYHFFKSFSDGAKANINIKAEGTNEHHKIEAIFKAFAKAIKVAVKRDTEKMILPSTKGML, encoded by the coding sequence ATGAAAAAAGTACTTTTTATCGATCGTGACGGAACGATTGTTTTAGAACCTGAAAATTATCAGTTAGACAGCCTGGATAAATTAGAATTTTATCCAAAAGCATTTCAATATCTGGCTAAAATTGCCAGCGAATTAGATTATGAATTGGCAATGGTAACCAATCAGGACGGTTTGGGAACGGATAGTTTTCCGGAAGATACGTTTTGGCCAACGCAAAATTTTATACTGAAAGCCTTTGAAAATGAAGGAGTTTTGTTTGATGATATTTTTGTAGACAGATCATTTCCGGAAGATAATGCGCCAACGCGCAAGCCAAGAACCGGAATGCTAACAAAATATCTTGATAATCCGGCGTATGATTTGGCAAATTCGTTTGTTTTAGGTGATCGTTTAACTGATGTTGAATTGGCAAAAAATCTTGGTGCAAAAGCGATTTTCATCAATATGACAGAAGGAATTGGAAGCAACGAAATTTCGGCTAAACGCGAAGAATTAAATGATACAATTATCTTGCAAACAACAAGTTGGAAGACAATTTATGATTTTTTGAAACTGGAAGCACGTTCCGCTACAATTACACGTAAAACCAATGAAACGGATATTTTTATCGATTTAAATCTGGACGGAACAGGAAAAAGCAAAATCGAAACGGGAATTGCTTTTTTTGATCATATGTTAGATCAAATTTCGCGTCACGGACAAATGGATCTGGAGATTTTGGTAAAAGGAGATTTGGAAGTTGATGAACACCACACGATTGAGGACACTGCAATTGCTTTAGGTGAAGTTTTTGCAAAAGCACTCGGAAATAAATTAGGAATCGAACGTTATGGTTTCTGTTTGCCCATGGACGATTGTTTAGCGCAGGTTGCCATTGATTTTGGCGGTAGAAACTGGCTGGTTTGGGAAACGGAATTTAAGCGCGAAATGGTTGGAAAAATGCCAACAGAAATGTTTTATCATTTCTTTAAATCGTTCTCTGACGGTGCAAAAGCCAACATCAACATTAAAGCCGAAGGAACAAACGAACACCATAAAATTGAAGCAATTTTTAAAGCTTTCGCAAAAGCCATAAAAGTAGCCGTAAAAAGAGATACAGAAAAAATGATTTTGCCTTCGACGAAAGGGATGCTTTAA
- the hisH gene encoding imidazole glycerol phosphate synthase subunit HisH → MKIVIINYGAGNIQSIMFAIERLGFKAVLSNDRDEILAADKVIFPGVGEASSAMKKLKESGLDSLIPNLKQPVLGICLGMQLMCNSSEEGNTKGLGIFDVDVIKFTSKVKVPQMGWNQIYDLKSDLFKDIPEHEFMYLVHSFYAPNCDDAIATTDYELEYASALQKNNFYGTQFHPEKSGAVGEKILENFLNLNSKE, encoded by the coding sequence ATGAAAATAGTAATTATAAATTACGGAGCAGGAAATATTCAGAGCATTATGTTTGCTATTGAAAGGCTTGGTTTTAAAGCTGTTTTGAGTAATGATCGGGACGAAATTCTGGCGGCAGATAAAGTGATTTTCCCCGGAGTTGGCGAAGCGAGTTCGGCGATGAAAAAACTAAAAGAAAGTGGGTTGGATAGTTTGATTCCGAATTTGAAACAGCCTGTTTTAGGAATTTGTCTGGGAATGCAGTTGATGTGTAATTCATCTGAAGAAGGAAATACAAAAGGCTTAGGGATTTTTGATGTTGATGTGATTAAATTTACTTCAAAAGTAAAAGTGCCTCAAATGGGATGGAATCAGATTTATGATTTAAAATCGGATTTATTTAAGGATATTCCAGAGCATGAATTCATGTATTTGGTACATAGTTTTTACGCGCCAAATTGCGATGATGCCATTGCTACCACAGATTATGAATTAGAATATGCTTCGGCTTTACAGAAAAATAATTTCTACGGAACTCAGTTTCACCCTGAAAAAAGCGGCGCTGTCGGAGAGAAAATACTGGAAAATTTTCTTAACTTAAATTCCAAAGAATAA
- the hisA gene encoding 1-(5-phosphoribosyl)-5-[(5-phosphoribosylamino)methylideneamino]imidazole-4-carboxamide isomerase, whose translation MRIIPAIDIIDGKCVRLSKGDYDTKIIYNENPLEVAKSFEAHGIEYLHLVDLDGAKSSKIVNYKILEQIATQTSLQIDFGGGLKSDEDLKIAFESGASQITGGSIAVKNKEIFEKWISEYGSDKIILGADAKDEKIAVSGWLEDSDEDLIPFIKEYMKKGIDYVICTDIAKDGMLEGPSFDLYKKILEQGTVITDDKTISRKVKLIASGGISTFDELPKLAHLGCEGTIIGKAIYEGRITLKQLENYIIGKM comes from the coding sequence ATGAGAATAATACCAGCCATAGATATCATTGACGGAAAATGTGTTCGCTTGTCAAAAGGCGATTATGACACTAAAATAATTTACAATGAAAATCCGCTTGAAGTAGCGAAATCATTTGAAGCACACGGAATCGAATATTTGCATTTAGTAGATCTTGACGGCGCAAAATCGAGCAAAATTGTCAATTATAAAATATTAGAACAAATTGCGACACAAACGAGTTTACAAATTGATTTTGGAGGCGGTTTAAAATCTGATGAAGATTTAAAAATTGCTTTTGAAAGTGGTGCGAGCCAAATTACTGGCGGAAGTATTGCGGTAAAAAACAAGGAAATTTTCGAAAAGTGGATTTCAGAATATGGTTCTGATAAAATTATTTTGGGAGCAGATGCAAAAGATGAAAAAATTGCGGTTTCCGGCTGGTTAGAAGACTCAGATGAAGATTTGATTCCGTTCATTAAAGAGTATATGAAAAAGGGAATTGATTATGTAATCTGTACTGATATTGCAAAAGATGGAATGCTGGAAGGACCAAGTTTTGATCTTTATAAAAAAATATTAGAGCAAGGAACGGTAATTACGGATGATAAAACCATCTCAAGAAAAGTAAAATTGATCGCTTCGGGCGGAATTTCAACATTTGACGAATTACCAAAATTAGCACATTTAGGCTGCGAAGGAACCATAATTGGAAAAGCAATTTACGAAGGCAGAATTACCTTGAAACAACTGGAGAATTATATTATTGGTAAAATGTAA
- the hisF gene encoding imidazole glycerol phosphate synthase subunit HisF has protein sequence MLAKRIIPCLDIKNGRTVKGVNFVDLRDAGDPVELAKIYSDEGADELVFLDISATEERRKTLVNMVRSVAEKINIPFTVGGGISSVEDVEILLNNGADKVSINSSAVKNPQLINDLAQKFGSQCVVVAIDAKQIDGQWIVHLVGGKVPTELNLFDWAVEVAERGAGEILFTSMDNDGTKNGFANEALAKLSSLINIPIIASGGAGNMQHFVDSFKQGKADAALAASVFHFKEIEIKALKEELRNNGIEVRL, from the coding sequence ATGTTAGCAAAAAGAATTATTCCTTGTTTGGATATAAAAAACGGAAGAACTGTAAAAGGGGTTAATTTCGTTGACTTGCGCGATGCGGGAGATCCTGTAGAACTGGCTAAAATTTATTCAGACGAAGGGGCTGATGAATTGGTTTTTCTCGATATTTCGGCTACGGAAGAGCGCAGAAAAACGCTCGTGAATATGGTACGAAGTGTTGCGGAAAAAATCAATATTCCGTTTACAGTTGGCGGTGGAATCTCGTCTGTAGAAGATGTTGAAATTCTGTTGAATAACGGCGCTGATAAAGTTTCGATCAATTCATCGGCAGTAAAAAATCCACAGTTAATTAATGATTTAGCTCAGAAATTTGGAAGCCAATGTGTTGTTGTCGCCATTGACGCCAAACAAATTGACGGACAATGGATTGTGCATTTAGTGGGCGGAAAAGTGCCGACAGAACTAAATTTATTCGATTGGGCGGTTGAAGTGGCAGAACGCGGTGCAGGCGAAATCTTATTTACTTCAATGGATAATGACGGAACTAAAAATGGCTTTGCAAATGAAGCTTTGGCTAAATTATCATCATTAATTAATATTCCGATTATTGCTTCCGGAGGTGCGGGAAATATGCAGCATTTTGTAGATTCATTTAAACAAGGAAAAGCAGATGCGGCTTTGGCTGCGAGTGTTTTTCACTTTAAAGAAATTGAGATTAAAGCTTTGAAAGAAGAGCTTAGAAATAATGGTATTGAAGTTAGACTTTAG
- the hisIE gene encoding bifunctional phosphoribosyl-AMP cyclohydrolase/phosphoribosyl-ATP diphosphatase HisIE, with product MDIDIKSAHGLIPAIIQDSETKNVLMLGYMNEESLQKTIETQKVTFFSRSKQRLWTKGEESGNFLNLVDIKNDCDGDTLLIQAKPVGPTCHTGTDTCWQEENKENYGFISSLENTIKTRRENADSEKSYVASLFEKGINKIAQKVGEEAVEVVIEAKDNNDDLFLSESADLLFHYLILLQAKGFELNDVVEVLKKRQK from the coding sequence ATGGACATAGATATAAAAAGCGCACACGGATTGATTCCGGCAATAATTCAGGATTCAGAAACAAAGAATGTTTTGATGTTGGGATATATGAATGAAGAGTCGCTTCAAAAAACAATAGAAACTCAAAAAGTGACTTTTTTTAGCCGATCCAAACAAAGACTTTGGACAAAAGGCGAGGAGAGCGGCAACTTTTTAAATCTTGTAGATATTAAAAATGACTGTGACGGCGATACGCTTCTAATTCAGGCAAAACCTGTTGGGCCAACGTGTCACACGGGCACTGATACGTGTTGGCAGGAAGAAAACAAGGAAAATTATGGCTTTATTTCGAGTTTAGAAAACACAATAAAAACCAGAAGAGAGAATGCCGATTCTGAGAAAAGTTATGTGGCTTCTTTATTCGAAAAAGGAATCAATAAAATTGCTCAAAAAGTAGGCGAAGAAGCGGTTGAAGTTGTTATTGAAGCAAAAGATAATAACGACGATTTGTTTCTTAGCGAAAGCGCTGATTTATTGTTTCACTATTTGATTTTATTGCAGGCAAAAGGTTTTGAATTGAATGATGTTGTGGAGGTTTTGAAAAAACGCCAGAAGTAG
- a CDS encoding carbohydrate-binding family 9-like protein, producing the protein MSKNLTILLLLFSLINYAQTIPVHKTNEKIIIDGDLTDWKIPFSSPFVIHNSGEKATQNTYVSLSWNDKNLYIAFRSQDSKIVGSSQKKDSQIYNTDDLVEIFLDPDGDGQNYLEIGVNAFSTNYDMLIKCPSQNCGGWNASMAFDILEMEAVSKTTPEGFCTEIKIPFSSLEKIKNGNFTKPKVGAKWKGNTFRIDYGNTTEYLALQPYKSFKFGFHQPQEFTVFEFVE; encoded by the coding sequence ATGAGTAAAAACCTAACTATTTTATTGCTGTTATTTTCTCTGATAAACTACGCGCAAACCATTCCGGTTCATAAAACAAATGAAAAAATTATCATTGACGGTGATTTAACAGATTGGAAAATACCTTTTTCAAGTCCTTTTGTAATTCATAATTCCGGAGAAAAAGCCACTCAAAATACTTATGTTTCACTTTCGTGGAATGACAAAAATCTATATATCGCCTTTCGTTCTCAAGATTCCAAAATAGTAGGAAGTTCCCAAAAGAAAGATTCTCAAATTTATAATACCGATGATTTAGTAGAAATTTTTCTTGATCCTGATGGAGACGGACAAAATTATCTGGAAATTGGCGTAAATGCTTTTTCCACAAATTATGACATGCTAATCAAATGCCCATCTCAAAATTGTGGCGGATGGAATGCCTCGATGGCTTTTGATATTCTGGAAATGGAAGCTGTAAGTAAAACAACTCCAGAAGGATTTTGCACCGAAATAAAGATTCCGTTTTCAAGCTTGGAAAAGATAAAAAACGGCAATTTTACCAAGCCAAAAGTTGGTGCAAAATGGAAAGGAAATACCTTTAGAATTGATTACGGTAACACAACTGAATATCTTGCATTACAACCTTATAAGAGTTTTAAATTTGGTTTTCATCAACCGCAGGAATTTACTGTTTTTGAGTTTGTGGAATAG
- a CDS encoding M1 family metallopeptidase, with amino-acid sequence MKKYFGGVFIAFLIGFSANAQGLLNKSETVFTHQDTLRGSITKERSWWDLKYYHLDIKVNPADRTITGSNTVRYSVLTEYNKMQIDLQEPMQIYKVVQDGKELKFKRDGNAFFIDLTAQKVGETKEIVISFGGKPKEAVRPPWDGGITWKKDKNGKDFIASSCQGLGASIWWPNKDHMYDEVENMLISVNVPGDLTDVSNGRLQSVKKQKDGTKTFNWYVSNPINNYGVNINIGDYVNFSEKYKGEKGDLDCSYYVLRDNLAVAKEEFKDAPRMLKAFENWFGPYPFYEDSYKLVEAPYLGMEHQSSVTYGNNFKKGYNGTDMSGTGWGLKYDYIIIHESGHEWFANNITYKDIADMWIHESFTTYSEALFVEFYYGKEAANEYIRGIRKMIRNTKPIIGFYDVNVEGSGDMYPKGANMIHTIRQVINDDAKWKSILRGLNSTFYHQTVTTKQIEDYISTQSGIDFSNVFDQYLRTAQVPTFEYYFRDQKLIYHWINCVEKFDLPLKVTLNGVETWLKPTTEWKAENAKADIPTLVTDKNFYVTEFDITK; translated from the coding sequence ATGAAAAAATACTTTGGTGGCGTTTTTATCGCCTTTTTGATTGGTTTTTCTGCCAATGCACAAGGACTTCTAAACAAGTCTGAAACGGTTTTTACGCATCAGGATACACTTCGCGGAAGCATTACGAAAGAAAGATCCTGGTGGGATTTAAAATATTATCATCTTGATATTAAGGTAAATCCGGCGGACAGAACAATTACAGGTTCAAACACGGTTCGTTATTCTGTTTTGACGGAGTACAATAAAATGCAGATTGATTTGCAGGAACCAATGCAAATTTACAAAGTAGTGCAGGATGGAAAGGAATTGAAATTTAAAAGAGACGGAAATGCTTTTTTTATTGACTTAACGGCGCAAAAAGTTGGTGAAACTAAGGAAATCGTAATTTCATTTGGAGGAAAACCAAAAGAAGCCGTTCGCCCACCCTGGGATGGAGGAATTACGTGGAAAAAAGATAAAAACGGAAAAGATTTTATAGCTTCATCTTGTCAGGGTTTAGGCGCCAGTATTTGGTGGCCAAACAAAGATCATATGTATGATGAAGTCGAAAATATGCTGATTAGCGTGAATGTTCCGGGTGATTTAACGGATGTTTCTAACGGAAGACTGCAAAGCGTTAAAAAACAAAAAGACGGTACAAAAACTTTTAATTGGTATGTTTCGAACCCAATTAATAATTATGGCGTAAATATAAATATTGGCGATTACGTTAATTTCTCTGAAAAATATAAAGGCGAAAAAGGCGATTTAGATTGCAGTTATTATGTTTTAAGAGACAATCTGGCTGTAGCAAAAGAGGAATTTAAGGACGCGCCAAGAATGCTTAAAGCGTTTGAAAACTGGTTTGGTCCTTATCCGTTTTACGAAGACAGTTACAAATTGGTTGAAGCGCCGTATTTGGGTATGGAACACCAAAGCAGTGTTACGTATGGAAATAACTTTAAAAAGGGATATAATGGTACTGATATGAGTGGAACGGGCTGGGGATTAAAATATGATTATATTATTATTCATGAGTCTGGACACGAATGGTTTGCCAACAATATTACGTATAAAGATATTGCTGATATGTGGATTCATGAGAGTTTTACGACGTATTCTGAAGCGCTTTTTGTAGAATTTTATTACGGTAAAGAAGCGGCTAATGAATATATAAGAGGGATTCGAAAAATGATTCGAAATACAAAACCTATTATTGGATTTTATGATGTAAATGTTGAAGGATCAGGAGATATGTACCCGAAAGGAGCAAATATGATTCACACGATTCGTCAGGTTATTAATGATGATGCAAAGTGGAAATCGATTTTAAGAGGCTTAAATAGTACTTTTTATCACCAAACAGTAACGACAAAACAAATTGAAGATTATATAAGTACACAATCCGGTATTGATTTTAGTAATGTATTTGATCAGTATTTAAGAACGGCTCAGGTTCCTACTTTTGAATATTATTTTAGGGATCAAAAGTTAATTTATCATTGGATAAATTGTGTTGAGAAATTTGATTTGCCTTTGAAAGTAACTTTAAACGGCGTCGAAACCTGGCTAAAACCTACAACTGAATGGAAAGCAGAGAATGCAAAAGCGGATATACCAACTTTAGTGACAGATAAAAACTTTTATGTTACTGAATTTGATATTACGAAGTAA
- a CDS encoding M1 family metallopeptidase has product MKKYFGGVFIAFLIGFSANAQGLLSKSETVFTHQDTLRGTITKERAWWDLKYYHLDVKVNPGEKTITGSNTVRYTVLTSYNKMQIDLQEPMQIYKVVQDGKELKFKRDGNAFFIDLTAAQKVGETKEIVISFGGKPKEAVRPPWDGGITWKKDKNGKDFIASSCQGLGASIWWPNKDHMYDEVENMLISVNVPGDLTDVSNGRLQSIKKQKDGTKTFNWYVSNPINNYGVNINIGDYVNFSEKFKGEKGDLDCNYYVLKDNLAVAKEQFKDAPRMLKAFENWFGPYPFYEDSYKLVEAPYLGMEHQSSVTYGNAFKNGYLGRDLSGTGWGLKFDFIIIHESGHEWFANNITYKDIADMWIHESFTNYSESLFVEYYYGKEAGAEYVRGCRKNIHNDTPIIGHYDVNNEGSGDMYPKGANMLHTIRQVINDDAKWKSILRGLNSTFYHQTVTSKQIEDYINTQSGINFNRVFAQYLTTTQIPVFEYMFKDGQLGYHWTNCVAKFDMPVKVKINGVETWLKPTTEWKSEKITGDQKTVEVNKDFYVTSSNIVE; this is encoded by the coding sequence ATGAAAAAATACTTTGGTGGCGTTTTCATCGCCTTTTTGATTGGTTTTTCTGCCAATGCGCAAGGACTTTTGAGCAAGTCTGAGACGGTTTTTACACATCAGGATACACTTCGCGGAACTATTACGAAGGAAAGAGCCTGGTGGGATTTAAAATATTATCATCTTGATGTAAAAGTAAATCCAGGTGAAAAAACGATTACGGGTTCAAATACAGTTCGTTATACTGTTTTGACTTCGTATAATAAAATGCAGATTGATTTGCAGGAACCAATGCAAATTTACAAAGTAGTGCAGGATGGAAAGGAATTGAAGTTTAAAAGAGACGGAAATGCTTTTTTTATTGATTTAACGGCTGCGCAAAAAGTTGGTGAAACTAAAGAAATCGTAATTTCATTTGGAGGAAAACCAAAAGAAGCCGTTCGCCCGCCTTGGGATGGAGGAATTACGTGGAAAAAAGATAAAAACGGAAAAGATTTTATAGCTTCATCTTGTCAGGGTTTAGGCGCCAGTATTTGGTGGCCAAACAAAGATCATATGTATGATGAAGTTGAAAATATGCTGATTAGCGTTAATGTTCCGGGCGATTTAACGGATGTTTCTAACGGAAGACTGCAAAGCATTAAAAAACAAAAAGACGGTACTAAAACTTTTAATTGGTATGTTTCGAACCCAATTAATAATTATGGCGTAAATATCAATATTGGTGATTACGTTAATTTCTCAGAAAAATTTAAAGGCGAAAAAGGTGATTTAGATTGTAATTACTACGTTTTAAAAGATAATCTGGCTGTTGCAAAAGAGCAATTTAAAGACGCGCCAAGAATGCTGAAAGCGTTTGAAAACTGGTTTGGACCTTATCCGTTTTACGAAGACAGCTATAAATTGGTTGAAGCGCCATATTTGGGTATGGAACACCAAAGTAGTGTTACTTACGGAAATGCATTTAAAAATGGTTATTTAGGTCGTGATTTAAGCGGAACGGGCTGGGGATTAAAATTTGATTTTATTATTATTCACGAATCAGGTCATGAATGGTTTGCCAATAATATTACATACAAAGATATTGCTGATATGTGGATTCATGAGAGTTTTACGAACTATTCTGAAAGCCTTTTTGTGGAGTATTATTACGGAAAAGAAGCTGGAGCTGAATATGTAAGAGGCTGCAGAAAAAACATTCATAATGACACGCCAATTATCGGACATTATGATGTAAATAACGAAGGATCTGGTGATATGTATCCAAAAGGTGCAAATATGCTGCACACAATTCGTCAGGTTATTAATGATGATGCAAAATGGAAATCGATTTTGAGAGGTTTAAACAGTACTTTTTATCACCAAACAGTAACTTCTAAACAAATTGAAGATTATATAAATACGCAGTCAGGAATTAATTTCAATAGAGTATTTGCACAATATTTGACTACAACTCAAATTCCGGTTTTTGAATATATGTTTAAAGATGGTCAATTAGGATATCACTGGACAAATTGTGTAGCAAAGTTTGATATGCCGGTAAAAGTAAAAATTAACGGTGTAGAAACATGGTTAAAACCAACTACAGAATGGAAATCAGAGAAAATAACGGGTGATCAAAAAACGGTTGAAGTTAATAAAGATTTTTATGTAACGAGTTCTAATATTGTAGAATAA
- a CDS encoding 2-isopropylmalate synthase, with translation MNREKVQIFDTTLRDGEQVPGCKLDTKQKLVIAERLDKMGVDIIEAGFPVSSPGDFLSVSEICKIVENATVCGLTRAVKNDIDVAAAALKHAKRPRIHTGIGTSESHILHKLNTTREDIIARAKFAVSHAKSYVEDVEFYAEDAGRTDNAFLARVCEEVIKSGATVLNIPDTTGYCLPEEYGAKIKYLKENVKGIENVILSCHCHNDLGMATANSIAGAINGARQIECTINGIGERAGNTALEEVVMIFKQHPYLNLDTNINTRELNEMSRLVSESMGMIVQPNKAIVGANAFAHSSGIHQDGVIKNRATYEIMDPLDVGVNESSIILTARSGRAALAYRAKKVGYELTKVQLDIVYVEFLKFADIKKEVVDADIHQIIEASKIEGDLIRS, from the coding sequence ATGAATAGAGAGAAAGTTCAAATTTTTGACACCACTTTGCGCGATGGTGAACAAGTTCCAGGATGTAAGTTAGATACTAAACAAAAATTAGTTATCGCAGAACGACTTGACAAAATGGGAGTTGATATCATCGAAGCAGGTTTTCCTGTGTCAAGTCCGGGCGATTTTTTATCGGTCTCTGAGATTTGTAAAATTGTAGAAAATGCAACGGTCTGCGGACTAACAAGAGCTGTAAAAAACGACATAGATGTTGCTGCAGCTGCTTTAAAGCATGCTAAAAGACCTAGAATCCACACCGGAATCGGAACATCTGAATCTCATATACTCCATAAATTAAATACCACAAGAGAAGATATTATTGCCAGAGCAAAATTTGCTGTATCTCACGCAAAATCTTATGTAGAAGATGTTGAGTTCTACGCAGAAGATGCCGGAAGAACTGATAACGCTTTTCTTGCAAGAGTTTGCGAAGAAGTAATTAAATCAGGCGCAACTGTATTGAATATTCCTGATACCACAGGATATTGTTTGCCGGAAGAATATGGGGCAAAAATTAAATATTTGAAAGAAAACGTAAAAGGTATCGAAAATGTGATCCTTTCATGTCACTGTCATAATGATTTAGGAATGGCAACTGCAAACTCTATTGCAGGCGCTATAAATGGAGCAAGACAAATAGAATGTACTATTAATGGTATTGGTGAAAGAGCCGGAAACACGGCACTTGAAGAAGTGGTGATGATTTTTAAACAACATCCTTACCTTAATTTAGACACTAACATTAATACGAGAGAATTGAACGAAATGAGCCGTTTGGTTTCTGAAAGTATGGGAATGATTGTGCAGCCAAATAAAGCGATTGTTGGTGCAAATGCTTTTGCACACAGTTCTGGAATTCATCAGGATGGTGTTATCAAAAACAGAGCAACGTATGAAATAATGGATCCGCTTGATGTGGGCGTAAATGAATCATCAATTATTTTAACAGCAAGAAGCGGAAGAGCTGCTTTGGCTTATCGTGCTAAAAAAGTAGGTTACGAGCTTACAAAAGTACAATTGGATATTGTATATGTTGAGTTTTTGAAATTTGCCGACATCAAAAAAGAAGTTGTTGATGCTGATATTCATCAGATTATTGAAGCTTCAAAAATTGAAGGCGATTTAATTAGAAGCTAG
- the leuB gene encoding 3-isopropylmalate dehydrogenase: MNLKIAVLPGDGIGPEVILQAKKALHAIGEVYNHEFVFEEALMGAIAIDKTGNPLPEQTLNLCLNTDAVLFGAIGDPKYDNNPNAKVRPEQGLLKLRKELGLFANIRPIKPYKSLIDASPLKREIIEGADFTIFRELTGGAYFGAKTLNEEGTHASDLCEYSEEEITRIAHLAFKSAQNRRKKLTMVDKANVLETSRLWRKVTQKVGESYPDVLLDFLFVDNAAMQLILNPKQFDVILTENLFGDILSDEASVITGSIGLLASASLGEKNALFEPIHGSYPQAKGKNIANPIASILSAAMLLEHFGLFKEANVIYQAVEKAIEFKVVTVDLKPDSKFGTNEVGEFVSNFIFSKDDLLYFNNDNVHIGQSTIV; the protein is encoded by the coding sequence ATGAATTTGAAAATAGCAGTTTTACCAGGAGACGGAATTGGACCGGAAGTAATTTTACAAGCCAAAAAAGCTTTACATGCTATTGGTGAGGTGTACAATCATGAATTTGTTTTTGAAGAGGCGCTCATGGGAGCGATTGCAATAGATAAAACAGGAAATCCGCTGCCGGAGCAAACGCTAAACCTTTGTTTAAATACTGATGCTGTTTTATTTGGAGCCATTGGTGATCCTAAATATGACAATAATCCAAATGCAAAAGTTCGTCCGGAGCAGGGATTATTAAAGCTTCGTAAAGAACTGGGATTGTTTGCTAATATTCGTCCTATAAAACCTTATAAATCACTAATTGATGCATCTCCTTTAAAAAGAGAAATTATCGAAGGTGCTGATTTTACTATTTTCAGAGAATTAACAGGCGGTGCTTATTTTGGAGCTAAAACATTAAATGAAGAAGGAACACATGCTTCGGATTTATGTGAATATTCAGAGGAAGAAATCACCAGAATTGCACATTTGGCTTTTAAATCGGCACAAAACCGACGCAAAAAGTTAACGATGGTTGATAAGGCCAATGTTTTGGAAACCTCCAGATTATGGAGAAAAGTAACTCAGAAAGTGGGCGAAAGTTATCCGGATGTTCTTTTAGACTTTTTATTTGTGGATAATGCAGCCATGCAGTTGATTTTAAATCCGAAACAATTTGATGTGATTTTAACAGAGAATTTGTTTGGAGATATTTTATCAGATGAAGCCAGCGTTATTACAGGTTCTATTGGTTTATTGGCTTCGGCATCTTTAGGAGAAAAAAATGCGCTTTTTGAACCAATTCACGGTTCTTATCCTCAGGCAAAAGGAAAAAATATTGCCAATCCAATTGCTTCAATTTTATCTGCGGCGATGTTGCTGGAACATTTTGGTTTGTTTAAAGAAGCAAATGTAATTTATCAGGCAGTCGAAAAAGCAATTGAATTTAAAGTAGTTACGGTTGACTTAAAACCAGATTCAAAATTTGGCACAAATGAAGTAGGGGAGTTCGTTTCTAATTTCATTTTTAGCAAAGATGATCTGTTGTATTTTAATAATGATAATGTTCATATCGGTCAATCGACGATTGTTTAG